In one Umezawaea sp. Da 62-37 genomic region, the following are encoded:
- a CDS encoding GAF domain-containing protein yields MSETLHTDSARGQPQDQSDAIASPFVDLSRPELEKLLGEASARAAEVLATQGRLRDLLHAHAVVASELDVQAVLQHVVVAARELVQARYAALGVIGEGGLLDEFVHVGMDEAAVERIGELPHGRGILGLLTSHPSPVRLDDLTAHPAAAGFPPNHPAMESFLGVPIRIGDRVFGNLYFTGSENGRFSAEDEQLAVALAATAGVAIENARLFHESEQRHRWLVASTNVTRQLFAGQDPHPLDLVLRAAQQTASADFATLALINESGHLRVRAVSGVLTDHVFGLLLDMDTSLSGQVVQSGTPVLTNSAQNTGGVELPVRIGSVIVVPLVSGDEVIGAVSVGRVEGRQQFTDADMGHVAGFASHAGVAMELDRVRVHRQDRRLSDEHDRIGTDLNDHVIKKLFAVSIGLNSLLSTTQPHLHKRITSYTGVLDDTINRIRTTIYDIDDTPDTEPKQHKLNDLQQRILTAADDHALILGFPVLTSFSGKFGRAIPLTLADDIITVIRAGLNAIAGHVRATHAELRVSADGDLITAEVIDNGTSNGTSLAIDGLGSFVNRTANGGSAPLSRGTHLTWTTHIPADQ; encoded by the coding sequence ATGTCCGAAACCCTCCACACCGATTCCGCTCGTGGGCAACCGCAGGACCAGTCCGACGCGATCGCCTCGCCGTTCGTCGATCTTTCCCGCCCGGAGCTGGAGAAGCTGCTGGGCGAGGCCTCAGCTCGTGCGGCGGAGGTGCTCGCCACCCAGGGGCGGTTGCGGGATCTGCTGCACGCCCATGCGGTCGTGGCCAGCGAACTGGACGTGCAGGCGGTGCTTCAGCACGTCGTCGTGGCGGCGCGGGAACTGGTCCAGGCCCGCTACGCGGCGCTGGGGGTGATCGGCGAGGGTGGCCTGCTCGACGAGTTCGTGCATGTGGGCATGGACGAGGCAGCAGTGGAGCGCATTGGTGAATTGCCCCACGGCCGCGGCATCCTGGGACTGTTGACCAGCCATCCCTCTCCGGTCCGGCTGGACGACCTGACAGCGCATCCGGCCGCCGCCGGGTTCCCGCCGAACCACCCGGCCATGGAGAGCTTCCTCGGCGTGCCGATCCGGATCGGCGATCGGGTGTTCGGCAACCTCTATTTCACCGGCAGCGAGAACGGTCGGTTCAGCGCGGAGGACGAGCAGCTCGCCGTCGCGCTCGCCGCGACCGCCGGGGTGGCCATCGAGAACGCCCGTCTCTTCCACGAGTCCGAGCAGCGCCACCGCTGGCTGGTCGCGTCGACCAACGTGACCCGGCAACTGTTCGCCGGGCAGGATCCACACCCCTTGGACCTGGTCCTGAGGGCCGCCCAGCAGACCGCCTCCGCCGACTTCGCGACCCTGGCGCTGATCAACGAGTCGGGGCACCTGCGGGTCCGGGCCGTCAGCGGCGTCCTGACCGACCACGTGTTCGGTCTGCTCCTGGACATGGACACCAGCCTGTCCGGACAGGTCGTCCAGTCCGGCACCCCCGTTCTGACCAACTCGGCCCAGAACACGGGTGGCGTGGAGCTCCCGGTGCGGATCGGGTCCGTCATCGTGGTGCCGCTCGTGTCCGGTGACGAGGTGATCGGCGCGGTCAGCGTCGGCAGGGTGGAAGGTCGCCAGCAGTTCACCGACGCGGACATGGGCCATGTCGCCGGATTCGCCAGCCACGCGGGAGTCGCGATGGAACTCGACCGCGTTCGCGTCCACCGGCAGGATCGACGCCTCAGCGACGAGCACGACCGCATCGGCACCGACCTGAACGACCACGTGATCAAGAAGCTGTTCGCGGTCAGCATAGGCCTCAACAGCCTGCTCAGCACCACGCAACCCCACCTACACAAGCGCATCACCTCCTACACCGGTGTCCTCGACGACACCATCAACCGAATCCGCACGACCATCTACGACATCGACGACACGCCCGATACCGAGCCGAAACAGCACAAGCTGAACGACCTGCAGCAACGGATCCTCACGGCCGCCGACGACCACGCGCTGATCCTCGGTTTTCCCGTGCTGACCAGCTTCAGCGGGAAATTCGGCCGCGCCATCCCGCTCACCCTGGCCGACGACATCATCACCGTGATCCGTGCGGGGCTCAACGCCATCGCCGGTCACGTCCGCGCCACTCACGCCGAACTCCGCGTCAGCGCGGACGGAGACCTGATCACCGCCGAGGTCATCGACAACGGAACGAGCAACGGGACGTCACTCGCCATCGACGGACTGGGCAGTTTCGTCAACCGCACAGCGAACGGCGGCTCCGCCCCGCTTAGTCGAGGCACGCACCTCACCTGGACCACCCACATCCCCGCCGACCAGTAA
- a CDS encoding GAF and ANTAR domain-containing protein: MPGDDRLLETFVELADTLTDDFDVIDFLHLLVDRCVELLDVEAAGLLLADQHGRLQLVATSNEQVRLLELFQLQNDEGPCLDAFARSERVSDPDLTTAGGRWPRFAAAATHNGFAAVDALPMRLRGEVIGALNLFRTLPGDLTDTALRTACALVDVATIGLIQERSIRHQEVLTEQLQAALNNRVVIEQAKGYTAHHLAIDMDRAFAALRGYARSHNLKLSALAHSVVAGDIIPRELLRTSTKPGGPPR; the protein is encoded by the coding sequence GTGCCGGGCGATGACCGTCTTCTGGAAACGTTCGTCGAGCTGGCGGACACCCTGACCGACGACTTCGACGTGATCGACTTCCTGCACCTGCTCGTGGACAGGTGCGTCGAACTCCTGGACGTCGAAGCTGCGGGTTTGCTGCTGGCGGATCAGCACGGCAGGCTCCAACTGGTCGCGACCTCCAACGAACAGGTCCGCCTGCTCGAGCTGTTCCAGTTGCAGAACGACGAGGGCCCCTGCCTGGACGCGTTCGCCAGGAGCGAGCGGGTGAGCGATCCCGATCTGACCACGGCGGGCGGACGGTGGCCTCGGTTCGCCGCAGCGGCCACCCACAACGGGTTCGCCGCCGTGGACGCGCTGCCGATGCGGTTGCGTGGCGAGGTGATCGGGGCGCTCAACCTGTTTCGCACGCTCCCCGGTGATCTGACCGACACCGCCTTGCGCACCGCGTGCGCGCTCGTCGACGTGGCCACCATCGGGCTGATCCAGGAGCGGTCGATCCGCCACCAGGAGGTCCTGACCGAACAGCTCCAGGCTGCGCTGAACAACCGGGTGGTGATCGAACAGGCGAAGGGCTACACCGCTCACCATCTCGCCATCGACATGGACCGCGCTTTCGCCGCGCTGCGTGGCTACGCGCGAAGCCACAACCTGAAGCTCAGCGCCCTCGCCCACTCGGTCGTCGCTGGCGACATCATTCCGCGCGAGTTGCTCCGCACCTCGACCAAGCCCGGCGGTCCCCCGCGGTAG
- a CDS encoding GAF and ANTAR domain-containing protein translates to MAGRPNGADRLAQVHAWAAARAGDLGVPVTVRLLCDTAVSRLGVSGATVTMGITRGLPEMRCSTDMLGEHLAELQVTVGEGPSTDSWRAGGPVLAADLDSPEAQRRWPLFTPLAVEAGARALFAFPLVVGAIRGGMLTFHRVESGPLDQTALRNALAFARMALGLVLAEQAGLRDADDALPLHNPQLHQATGMVSAQLRVGVDEAFVRLRGHAFATGRPLAELAADVVARRVLFAPDQEAT, encoded by the coding sequence ATGGCGGGACGCCCGAATGGTGCTGACCGGCTCGCACAGGTGCACGCTTGGGCAGCCGCGCGGGCGGGCGACCTCGGGGTGCCCGTTACGGTTCGGCTGCTGTGCGATACCGCTGTCTCCCGGCTCGGCGTGAGCGGGGCGACGGTGACGATGGGCATCACCCGAGGCTTGCCCGAGATGAGGTGTTCGACCGACATGCTGGGCGAACACCTCGCGGAACTCCAGGTCACCGTCGGAGAGGGGCCGAGCACGGACTCCTGGAGGGCGGGAGGGCCTGTGCTGGCCGCCGATCTGGACTCGCCGGAAGCACAACGACGCTGGCCGCTGTTCACGCCTCTGGCCGTGGAAGCCGGTGCACGTGCGCTCTTCGCCTTCCCCTTGGTCGTCGGCGCGATCCGGGGCGGGATGCTGACGTTCCACCGGGTCGAGTCCGGCCCACTTGACCAGACGGCACTGCGAAACGCGTTGGCATTCGCCAGGATGGCGCTCGGACTGGTGCTCGCCGAGCAGGCAGGTCTGCGCGACGCCGACGACGCGCTGCCCTTGCACAACCCGCAACTGCACCAGGCCACCGGGATGGTCTCCGCACAGCTCCGAGTGGGTGTGGACGAAGCTTTCGTCCGGTTGCGAGGTCACGCGTTCGCCACTGGGCGCCCTTTGGCCGAACTGGCCGCCGATGTGGTGGCCCGTCGCGTCCTTTTCGCCCCGGATCAGGAGGCGACATGA
- a CDS encoding STAS domain-containing protein, translating into MRADSTPNALAGDSVELLSITADIAGSNTVVITARGDVDQSTSPLLVTHLRERIHQAGPNLVVDLTHVRHFGAAGITALVHARTMAAAAGVDLVVVVSRVVLMSLGITRMESAFDLYSTLSDALGRPGLAGRRVLSV; encoded by the coding sequence GTGCGCGCCGACTCCACTCCGAATGCACTCGCCGGCGATTCCGTCGAACTGTTGAGCATCACGGCGGACATTGCTGGATCGAACACGGTCGTGATCACCGCTCGTGGTGACGTCGACCAGTCGACGAGCCCGCTGCTCGTGACCCATTTACGCGAGCGGATCCACCAAGCGGGCCCTAACCTGGTCGTCGACCTCACTCACGTGCGTCACTTCGGTGCCGCGGGCATCACAGCGCTGGTGCACGCTCGCACGATGGCCGCGGCAGCCGGGGTCGACCTCGTCGTGGTGGTGAGTCGGGTGGTGCTCATGTCGTTGGGAATCACCCGTATGGAGAGCGCTTTCGACCTGTATTCGACACTGTCCGACGCGCTTGGGCGACCCGGATTGGCCGGACGGCGCGTGCTCTCCGTCTGA
- a CDS encoding universal stress protein, translated as MSNPVAPPIVVGVDGSATALDAVVWAAEDCARRHMPLRLVHCYILPTGGYPELIVDGQGFAATLEQQGRHYLDEAEATALTAAPGVTVETQLLLTPPIPQLIEESKHARTVVLGSRGLGGFSGILIGSIAVALAAHGHCPTVVIRGTTTVDGPVVVGVDGSPASEAAIAFAFDAASVLEAPLTAVLSWTDALVDSAFQATRFTMAELADEEGQTRLLAERLAGWQEKYPDVSVDRVVVRDRPAIALLRLADHARLLVVGSRGRGGFTGMLLGSTSQALVHHAPCPVAVVRPE; from the coding sequence ATGAGCAACCCGGTCGCACCACCCATCGTCGTCGGTGTCGACGGCTCCGCCACCGCTCTGGACGCGGTCGTGTGGGCGGCGGAGGACTGCGCGCGACGCCACATGCCGTTGCGCCTGGTGCACTGCTACATCCTGCCGACCGGCGGCTATCCGGAGCTGATCGTCGACGGGCAGGGGTTCGCCGCGACGCTTGAGCAACAGGGCAGGCACTACCTCGACGAGGCAGAAGCCACCGCGCTCACCGCCGCGCCCGGCGTCACCGTCGAGACGCAGTTGCTGCTGACTCCGCCGATTCCGCAGCTCATCGAGGAGTCGAAGCACGCCCGCACGGTCGTGCTCGGTTCACGGGGCCTCGGCGGCTTCAGCGGCATCCTGATCGGATCCATCGCCGTCGCGCTCGCGGCGCACGGGCACTGCCCCACCGTGGTCATCCGCGGCACGACAACCGTGGACGGACCTGTCGTGGTCGGCGTCGACGGCTCTCCCGCCAGTGAAGCCGCGATCGCGTTCGCCTTCGACGCGGCGTCCGTCCTCGAAGCGCCGCTGACTGCTGTCCTGTCGTGGACCGACGCACTGGTCGACAGCGCTTTCCAGGCCACCCGGTTCACGATGGCCGAGCTCGCGGACGAGGAGGGCCAGACGCGTCTGCTCGCCGAACGGCTGGCGGGCTGGCAGGAGAAGTATCCGGACGTGTCGGTCGACCGCGTCGTCGTGCGCGACCGCCCCGCCATCGCCCTGCTGCGGCTGGCCGACCATGCCCGGCTGCTGGTCGTCGGCAGCCGTGGCCGCGGCGGCTTCACCGGAATGCTCCTCGGGTCCACCAGCCAGGCTCTGGTGCACCATGCGCCGTGTCCGGTTGCTGTCGTAAGGCCGGAGTGA
- a CDS encoding transposase family protein — protein MISYRATLDVPRELAQYLGRLLHTQRRDRGTRKGARALTCYGQAVMGLRWFRQNTDITALARDHGISRATGYRYLDEIITVLAEQAPDLHAALRHAKNQGLAHVVLDGKIFPTDRLAEKTTSAKGEQIDRWYSGKAHEHGGNIQALMAPNGFPLWISDVEPGSVHDLTAAREHVLGALYWAASRLDLPTLADNGYDGAGIGVFTPVKQPAGGQVLDVDTRTYNALLRGLRCLGERGFATLTGRWRALRHFTTSPRKIGAIVKAALVLTHFEHGRLT, from the coding sequence GTGATCAGCTATCGTGCCACACTCGACGTGCCCCGCGAACTCGCCCAGTACCTGGGCCGCCTGCTCCACACCCAACGCCGCGACCGTGGCACTCGGAAGGGCGCCAGAGCGCTGACCTGCTACGGGCAGGCCGTCATGGGCCTGCGCTGGTTCCGCCAGAACACCGACATCACCGCGCTGGCCCGAGATCACGGCATCTCCCGCGCCACCGGCTACCGCTACCTCGACGAGATCATCACCGTGCTCGCCGAGCAAGCCCCGGACCTGCACGCAGCATTGCGACACGCCAAGAACCAGGGACTGGCCCACGTCGTTCTCGACGGCAAGATCTTCCCCACCGACCGCCTCGCCGAGAAGACCACCAGCGCGAAAGGCGAGCAGATCGACCGGTGGTACTCCGGCAAAGCACACGAGCACGGCGGCAACATCCAGGCCCTGATGGCGCCGAACGGTTTCCCGCTGTGGATCAGCGACGTCGAACCCGGCTCGGTGCACGACCTGACCGCGGCCCGCGAACACGTGCTGGGCGCCCTGTACTGGGCCGCCTCCCGACTCGACCTGCCCACCCTGGCCGACAACGGCTACGACGGGGCGGGCATCGGAGTGTTCACACCGGTCAAGCAGCCCGCAGGCGGGCAGGTACTTGATGTCGACACGCGCACCTACAACGCCCTGCTGCGTGGCCTGCGCTGTCTGGGTGAACGCGGATTCGCGACGCTGACCGGCCGCTGGCGCGCCTTACGGCACTTCACCACCAGCCCTCGCAAGATCGGCGCCATCGTCAAAGCCGCCCTCGTCCTCACTCATTTCGAACATGGACGACTCACCTGA
- a CDS encoding wax ester/triacylglycerol synthase domain-containing protein produces the protein MTSNRPVRVERASGNDLVELVCDTTGTSMQVAAVLMLDTRSPVDIAAVREVIAERIKAVPRLRQRLVDAPFGCGGPVWVDDPAFDIGDHVTSAVCPAPGDERALLRIVAEAVTTRLVRDKPLWSATLVTDVSPDRSALAVVFHHVLADGIGGLAVLAHLVDGVPVALDRGFPRRAPRRRELAADAVRSRARAVGRLPIGMNRLRAAVAEAGIGRRAHAPRCSLNRPTGTNRVLAVARVDLAAVQVAARAQGGTINDAVLSAVAGALRTVLAARGEDVDHLVVSIPVSTRRQAGITELGNRVGVIPVEIPTTGDPIRRLAAVARITRQRKTAAPGSSTALLGWMFRALAKIGVYRWFVDRQRLVTTFVSDLHGPDHAMSFLGAPVVDLIPVSGISGNVTVAFAALSYAGTLTVTVIADPDRVPDLDDLADALRRELHAQG, from the coding sequence ATGACCAGCAACAGGCCCGTGCGCGTCGAACGGGCGAGCGGCAACGACCTGGTGGAACTCGTGTGCGACACCACCGGCACGTCGATGCAGGTGGCGGCCGTCCTCATGCTCGACACGCGGTCGCCCGTGGACATCGCCGCGGTGCGAGAGGTGATCGCGGAGCGCATCAAGGCCGTACCGCGACTGCGCCAGCGATTGGTCGATGCCCCGTTCGGTTGCGGCGGACCGGTCTGGGTCGACGATCCCGCCTTCGACATCGGCGACCACGTGACGTCGGCAGTATGCCCGGCGCCCGGCGACGAGCGGGCACTGCTCAGGATCGTCGCCGAGGCGGTCACCACGCGTCTGGTGCGGGACAAACCCCTGTGGTCGGCCACCCTGGTCACCGACGTGTCCCCTGACCGCAGCGCGCTGGCGGTGGTGTTCCACCACGTCCTTGCCGACGGCATCGGCGGGTTGGCGGTCCTCGCACATCTGGTCGACGGTGTTCCGGTCGCACTGGACCGCGGATTTCCGCGGCGGGCGCCACGACGCCGGGAGCTGGCGGCCGACGCGGTCCGAAGCCGTGCACGAGCGGTCGGCAGGCTGCCGATCGGGATGAATCGACTCAGGGCCGCGGTCGCCGAAGCCGGTATCGGCCGCCGGGCACACGCACCGCGCTGTTCCCTCAACCGCCCGACCGGCACCAACCGGGTTCTCGCGGTCGCTCGTGTGGACCTCGCCGCCGTCCAGGTCGCCGCCCGCGCGCAGGGCGGCACGATCAACGACGCGGTCCTCTCAGCGGTCGCCGGAGCCCTCCGCACGGTGTTGGCCGCGCGCGGTGAGGATGTCGACCACCTTGTGGTCTCCATCCCGGTGTCGACCCGACGACAGGCCGGGATCACCGAACTCGGCAACCGGGTCGGTGTCATCCCGGTTGAGATCCCGACGACCGGTGATCCGATCCGACGACTGGCCGCCGTCGCGCGGATCACCCGGCAGCGCAAGACCGCCGCTCCCGGCTCCTCGACGGCACTGCTCGGATGGATGTTCCGCGCCTTGGCGAAGATCGGCGTCTACCGATGGTTCGTCGACCGGCAACGTCTGGTCACCACCTTCGTCAGCGACCTGCACGGCCCCGACCACGCCATGTCGTTCCTCGGCGCGCCGGTCGTCGACCTGATCCCGGTCTCGGGGATCTCCGGCAACGTCACCGTCGCATTCGCCGCCCTGTCCTACGCGGGCACCCTCACCGTCACCGTGATCGCCGACCCGGACCGCGTACCCGACCTGGACGACCTCGCGGACGCGCTGCGCCGGGAACTCCATGCGCAAGGATAA
- the gap gene encoding type I glyceraldehyde-3-phosphate dehydrogenase: MAVRVGINGFGRIGRDILRSTIERDDTVIEIVAVNDLTTPDTLAHLLAYDSTYGPWKHAVAAEGNTLTVDHRSIAVTAEPDPAKLDWGSLGVDVVIEATGRFRTRDTAAMHLTSGARKVLITAPGKGIDATIVMGVNDDDYIPELHDVVSNASCTTNCAAPMAWVLNECFGIESGLMTTIHSYTNDQSLLDGPHKDLRRARSAAVNMIPTSTGAARAIGQVIPALDGKLDGLSVRVPLEDGSLTDLTVLLKSHTTAAQVNRAFAEAADGRFKGILRYTTDPLVSRDIIGDPSSCVFDSSLTKANGRLVKVFGWYDNEWGYANRTIDLTEMIANTLP; the protein is encoded by the coding sequence ATGGCGGTACGGGTAGGCATCAACGGCTTCGGCCGAATCGGGCGGGACATCCTGCGCAGCACGATCGAACGCGACGACACGGTCATCGAGATCGTCGCGGTGAACGACCTCACGACACCGGACACCCTGGCCCACCTCCTCGCGTACGACTCGACCTACGGCCCGTGGAAGCACGCGGTGGCCGCCGAGGGGAACACCCTCACCGTGGACCACCGGAGCATCGCGGTCACCGCCGAACCGGACCCCGCGAAGCTGGACTGGGGCTCGCTCGGTGTCGACGTAGTGATCGAGGCGACCGGCCGGTTCCGCACTCGTGACACCGCCGCCATGCACCTGACCAGCGGCGCGCGCAAAGTGCTGATCACCGCGCCGGGCAAGGGGATCGACGCCACCATCGTCATGGGTGTCAACGACGACGACTACATCCCGGAACTCCACGATGTCGTGTCGAACGCCTCCTGCACCACCAACTGCGCCGCACCGATGGCCTGGGTGCTCAACGAGTGCTTCGGCATCGAATCGGGTTTGATGACCACGATCCACAGCTACACCAACGACCAGTCGCTGCTCGACGGCCCGCACAAGGACCTGCGGCGGGCCCGCTCGGCCGCGGTCAACATGATCCCCACGTCCACGGGCGCGGCGCGTGCGATCGGCCAGGTGATCCCGGCGCTGGACGGCAAACTCGACGGCCTGTCGGTGCGTGTCCCCCTGGAGGACGGCTCGCTGACCGACCTCACCGTCCTGCTGAAGTCCCACACCACCGCCGCACAGGTGAACCGCGCGTTCGCGGAGGCGGCCGATGGGCGGTTCAAGGGAATCCTGCGCTACACCACCGACCCGCTCGTCTCCCGCGACATCATCGGCGACCCGTCGTCCTGCGTGTTCGACTCAAGTTTGACCAAGGCCAACGGCAGGTTGGTCAAGGTATTTGGTTGGTACGACAACGAATGGGGCTACGCCAACCGCACGATCGATCTCACCGAGATGATCGCGAACACCCTGCCCTAG
- a CDS encoding alcohol dehydrogenase catalytic domain-containing protein yields the protein MEPGRILGHEAVGTVEEVGPAVRGIKIRSGSRRS from the coding sequence GTGGAACCCGGCAGGATTCTCGGCCACGAAGCCGTCGGCACCGTCGAGGAGGTCGGCCCCGCGGTGCGCGGCATCAAGATCCGATCGGGCTCGCGTCGATCATGA
- the mgtA gene encoding magnesium-translocating P-type ATPase: MTIAEPAPPRDQSRTTGVVGAAALPVAEVLREFQVEAGIGLSGVEVLRRQARYGPNAVASHRARPVAVLLHQLRSPLLGLLVIAAIASYVVGQHSDAVIIGVIVALSVGLGFFNEYRAEKAAEALHSEIHHSTVAIRDGSPSPVDVTTLVPGDVVELRLGDVVPADIRLIEVTGLECDESVLTGESLPVDKTTAEVPVGTPLADLAGCALMGTVVHAGSAVGIVVTTGAATEFGKIAAGLDTRQLDTEFQVGLRRFSMLLVYVAGGLTTSIFVVNVVLDRPIIDALLFSLAIAVGITPQLLPAVVSTSLAAGSRRMRKRKVLVKRLVCIEDLGDVDVLFTDKTGTLTHGRVDFARAVPAGDDAADEVLKLGLLCTENTTADEGGNPLDRALWSSPAGKIVGTGEWERLAVLPFDHDRRMVSVVVRNQSGVSTMVTKGAPETVLDRCIDVPPDARKALAAEFAAGNRVVAVATRPAPDGLTAQDEHGLTLMGLLVFLDPPKQDAAQALRRLADLGIAVKVVTGDNAEVAVTVCRDLGLGDAVALTGVDIDALDDDELGEAIVRTTVFARVSPEHKARIVRVQRRARGGVAFLGDGVNDALALHAADVGISVDSATDVAKDAADVILLEKDLGVLADGVAEGRRIFANTIKYVLMGTSSNFGNMASAAGASLFLAFLPMLPSQILLNNLLYDASQLAIPTDNVDEEQLHRPSHWDIGFIRRFMVFFGPLSSVFDFGTFAVMLWVFHSGPEQFRSGWFVESLATQTLVIFAIRTRRVPFFRSHPSLPLTLAALGVVLVGAVLPATPLAGALGFQPLPGAFFAALVGMVVCYLALIEVGKRYFYRVAAAAPTVRRSYGGHRHVRRRAAYFSTAKRWAGTPRHPSHS; the protein is encoded by the coding sequence GTGACGATCGCCGAACCGGCTCCACCCCGCGACCAGAGCCGGACGACCGGAGTGGTCGGCGCTGCCGCGCTGCCCGTGGCGGAGGTGCTGCGGGAGTTCCAGGTGGAAGCCGGAATCGGTCTGTCCGGTGTCGAGGTTCTGCGGCGGCAAGCCCGGTACGGGCCGAATGCCGTGGCCTCGCACCGGGCCCGCCCGGTGGCCGTGCTGCTGCACCAGTTGCGGTCACCACTGCTCGGGCTGTTGGTGATCGCCGCCATCGCGTCCTACGTCGTCGGCCAGCACAGCGACGCGGTGATCATCGGGGTGATCGTCGCCCTGTCGGTGGGGCTCGGGTTCTTCAACGAGTACCGGGCCGAGAAGGCCGCGGAGGCGTTGCACTCCGAGATCCACCACAGCACGGTGGCGATCCGCGACGGAAGCCCCTCCCCGGTGGACGTGACCACGTTGGTACCCGGTGACGTGGTCGAGCTTCGGCTGGGGGACGTCGTTCCCGCCGACATCCGGCTGATCGAGGTGACCGGACTCGAGTGCGACGAGTCGGTGCTCACCGGTGAATCGCTGCCGGTGGACAAGACCACCGCCGAGGTCCCGGTCGGAACCCCGTTGGCCGACTTGGCGGGGTGCGCGTTGATGGGCACCGTGGTGCACGCGGGCAGCGCGGTGGGAATCGTCGTGACGACCGGCGCGGCGACCGAGTTCGGCAAGATCGCCGCGGGTCTCGACACCCGGCAACTGGATACGGAGTTCCAGGTCGGGCTGAGGCGGTTCTCGATGCTGCTGGTGTACGTGGCTGGTGGGCTGACCACGTCGATCTTCGTGGTCAACGTGGTGCTGGACCGGCCGATCATCGACGCGCTGCTGTTTTCGTTGGCCATCGCGGTCGGGATCACACCGCAGCTGCTGCCCGCCGTCGTGTCGACCAGCCTCGCGGCCGGGTCTCGGCGGATGCGCAAGCGCAAGGTGCTGGTGAAGCGGTTGGTGTGCATCGAGGACCTCGGTGACGTGGACGTGCTGTTCACCGACAAGACCGGCACCCTCACCCACGGCCGGGTCGACTTCGCCCGCGCCGTTCCCGCCGGTGACGACGCCGCTGACGAGGTGCTGAAGCTGGGGCTGCTGTGCACCGAGAACACCACCGCGGACGAGGGCGGCAACCCGCTCGATCGCGCGCTGTGGTCGAGTCCTGCGGGCAAGATCGTCGGAACGGGGGAGTGGGAGCGTCTCGCGGTGCTGCCCTTCGACCACGACCGGCGCATGGTCTCCGTCGTCGTCCGGAATCAGTCGGGCGTGTCGACGATGGTGACCAAGGGTGCGCCCGAGACCGTGTTGGACCGCTGCATCGACGTGCCCCCGGATGCACGGAAGGCGTTGGCGGCGGAGTTCGCGGCGGGCAACCGGGTCGTCGCCGTCGCCACCCGCCCGGCACCTGACGGACTGACCGCGCAGGACGAACATGGCCTCACCCTGATGGGCCTGCTGGTGTTCCTCGACCCGCCCAAGCAGGACGCCGCGCAGGCGCTGCGGAGGCTGGCCGACCTCGGCATCGCGGTGAAGGTCGTCACCGGCGACAACGCGGAGGTCGCGGTCACGGTCTGCCGCGACCTCGGACTCGGCGACGCCGTCGCGCTGACCGGCGTCGACATCGACGCCCTCGACGACGACGAACTCGGCGAGGCGATCGTGCGCACCACGGTGTTCGCCAGGGTCAGCCCCGAGCACAAGGCGCGGATCGTGCGGGTCCAGCGGAGAGCCCGCGGCGGGGTGGCGTTCCTCGGTGACGGTGTCAACGACGCGCTCGCCCTGCACGCCGCCGACGTGGGCATCTCGGTCGACTCGGCCACCGACGTCGCCAAGGACGCGGCCGACGTGATCCTGCTGGAGAAAGACCTCGGCGTCCTCGCCGACGGCGTGGCCGAAGGCCGCCGGATCTTCGCCAACACCATCAAGTATGTGCTCATGGGCACGTCCAGCAACTTCGGCAACATGGCCTCGGCCGCGGGCGCGTCGCTGTTCCTGGCGTTCCTGCCGATGCTCCCGTCGCAGATCCTGCTCAACAACCTGCTCTACGACGCCAGCCAGTTGGCGATTCCCACCGACAACGTGGACGAGGAGCAGCTGCACCGCCCGTCGCACTGGGACATCGGGTTCATCCGCCGCTTCATGGTCTTCTTCGGGCCGCTCAGCTCGGTGTTCGACTTCGGCACCTTCGCGGTGATGCTGTGGGTGTTCCACTCCGGCCCCGAGCAGTTCCGGTCCGGCTGGTTCGTCGAGTCGCTGGCCACCCAGACCCTGGTGATCTTCGCGATCCGCACCCGCCGCGTGCCGTTCTTCCGCAGCCACCCCAGCCTGCCGCTCACGCTTGCCGCGTTGGGAGTCGTACTGGTCGGCGCGGTGCTCCCCGCGACCCCGCTCGCGGGCGCGCTCGGCTTCCAACCGCTGCCCGGCGCGTTCTTCGCCGCCTTGGTCGGCATGGTGGTGTGCTACCTCGCGTTGATCGAGGTCGGCAAGCGCTACTTCTACCGCGTCGCGGCCGCCGCCCCGACCGTACGGCGGAGTTACGGCGGACATCGCCACGTCCGGCGCCGTGCCGCGTACTTCAGCACGGCGAAGCGCTGGGCGGGAACGCCTCGTCACCCGTCGCATTCCTGA